The proteins below are encoded in one region of Hordeum vulgare subsp. vulgare chromosome 3H, MorexV3_pseudomolecules_assembly, whole genome shotgun sequence:
- the LOC123444242 gene encoding protein IQ-DOMAIN 6-like isoform X1, with protein sequence MGASGKWIKTLVGLKPAAAAEKERQHAGGKGRKWSRLWRSSSGGQRAAASEVSETSSSAAADALSSVVAAVVRAPPKDFRVIRQEWGAVRIQTAFRGFLVGRSPLLASVGPISGGKVSASSASRFFWVLLQARRALRALRGIVRLQALVRGRRVRKQLAVTVKCMQALVRVQARARDRRTRLSADGRDSQDTLDDHSSHADPVKEAETGWCDSQGTVDDVRSKIHMRREGAIKRERAIAYALSHQRSSNHSGRPSSPAVSLKNHGTNRNNQWSYLDGWMATKPWESRLMEQSHSEQTNSRCSESMDEMNEVSSKLSEASSVKVRKNNVTTRVSAKPPSVIAVCEESAPSTSSVTPMTGNHFGTSERRSDCGQGGAPSYMGLTKSAKARLSGSSSTHKPPLQRQGSAETHNYSRGAFSSIDVQSTAGSEVSVTSKRLNRLTLKGRGTRRSMDKENDDQSNSFF encoded by the exons AAGTGGATCAAGACGCTGGTGGGGCTCaagcctgcggcggcggcggaaaaggAGAGGCAGCACGCCGGGGGGAAGGGCCGGAAGTGGAGCCGGCTGTGGCGGAGCTCGTCCGGCGGGCAGAGGGCCGCCGCGTCGGAGGTCTCCGAGacgtcctcctccgccgccgccgacgcgctCAGCTCCGTCGTCGCAGCCGTGGTGCGCGCGCCGCCCAAGGACTTCCGCGTCATCAGGCAGGAGTGGGGGGCCGTCCGCATCCAGACCGCCTTCCGCGGCTTCCTGGTAGGCCGCTCGCCTCTCCTCGCGTCGGTCGGTCCGATCTCGGGCGGCAAAGTTTCAGCTTCTTCAGCGTCGCGTTTCTTTTGGGTGCTTCTGCAGGCCAGGAGGGCGCTGAGGGCGCTGCGAGGGATCGTGCGGCTGCAGGCGCTGGTGCGCGGCCGCCGTGTGCGCAAGCAGCTGGCCGTCACGGTCAAGTGCATGCAGGCGCTCGTCAGGGTGCAGGCGCGGGCGAGGGACCGGCGCACGCGGCTGTCGGCTGACGGCCGGGACTCGCAGGACACGCTCGACGACCACAGCAGCCACGCGGATCCCGTCAAGGAAGCAGAG ACAGGATGGTGTGATAGCCAAGGAACTGTGGATGATGTCAGATCAAAGATACACATGAGGCGCGAGGGTGCaatcaagagagaaagggcaATTGCGTATGCTCTTTCTCACCAG CGGAGCTCAAACCACAGCGGGAGACCTAGCTCTCCTGCCGTTTCTCTTAAGAATCATGGGACCAATAGGAACAATCAGTGGAGCTATTTGGATGGGTGGATGGCAACGAAGCCTTGGGAGAGTCGCCTTATGGAGCAATCACACAGCGAACAGACCAATTCACGTTGCTCAGAGAGTATGGACGAAATGAACGAAGTCAGCTCAAAACTTTCTGAAGCAAGCTCAGTCAAGGTCAGAAAGAACAATGTCACAACTAGGGTGTCAGCAAAGCCTCCTTCCGTTATCGCGGTATGCGAAGAGAGTGCTCCGTCAACATCTTCTGTTACTCCAATGACCGGCAACCATTTCGGAACATCAGAAAGGAGATCTGACTGTGGCCAAGGTGGTGCACCGAGCTATATGGGCTTGACAAAATCAGCCAAAGCAAGGCTGAGTGGTTCTTCTAGCACTCACAAGCCACCACTTCAAAGACAAGGATCTGCCGAGACACACAATTACAGCAGGGGAGCATTCTCTTCAATAGATGTTCAAAGCACCGCCGGCTCGGAGGTTTCAGTTACCTCAAAGAGGCTGAACAGATTAACTCTGAAAGGTCGAGGCACTAGAAGAAGTATGGACAAGGAGAATGATGATCAATCTAATTCCTTCTTTTAG
- the LOC123444242 gene encoding protein IQ-DOMAIN 6-like isoform X2 codes for MGASGKWIKTLVGLKPAAAAEKERQHAGGKGRKWSRLWRSSSGGQRAAASEVSETSSSAAADALSSVVAAVVRAPPKDFRVIRQEWGAVRIQTAFRGFLARRALRALRGIVRLQALVRGRRVRKQLAVTVKCMQALVRVQARARDRRTRLSADGRDSQDTLDDHSSHADPVKEAETGWCDSQGTVDDVRSKIHMRREGAIKRERAIAYALSHQRSSNHSGRPSSPAVSLKNHGTNRNNQWSYLDGWMATKPWESRLMEQSHSEQTNSRCSESMDEMNEVSSKLSEASSVKVRKNNVTTRVSAKPPSVIAVCEESAPSTSSVTPMTGNHFGTSERRSDCGQGGAPSYMGLTKSAKARLSGSSSTHKPPLQRQGSAETHNYSRGAFSSIDVQSTAGSEVSVTSKRLNRLTLKGRGTRRSMDKENDDQSNSFF; via the exons AAGTGGATCAAGACGCTGGTGGGGCTCaagcctgcggcggcggcggaaaaggAGAGGCAGCACGCCGGGGGGAAGGGCCGGAAGTGGAGCCGGCTGTGGCGGAGCTCGTCCGGCGGGCAGAGGGCCGCCGCGTCGGAGGTCTCCGAGacgtcctcctccgccgccgccgacgcgctCAGCTCCGTCGTCGCAGCCGTGGTGCGCGCGCCGCCCAAGGACTTCCGCGTCATCAGGCAGGAGTGGGGGGCCGTCCGCATCCAGACCGCCTTCCGCGGCTTCCTG GCCAGGAGGGCGCTGAGGGCGCTGCGAGGGATCGTGCGGCTGCAGGCGCTGGTGCGCGGCCGCCGTGTGCGCAAGCAGCTGGCCGTCACGGTCAAGTGCATGCAGGCGCTCGTCAGGGTGCAGGCGCGGGCGAGGGACCGGCGCACGCGGCTGTCGGCTGACGGCCGGGACTCGCAGGACACGCTCGACGACCACAGCAGCCACGCGGATCCCGTCAAGGAAGCAGAG ACAGGATGGTGTGATAGCCAAGGAACTGTGGATGATGTCAGATCAAAGATACACATGAGGCGCGAGGGTGCaatcaagagagaaagggcaATTGCGTATGCTCTTTCTCACCAG CGGAGCTCAAACCACAGCGGGAGACCTAGCTCTCCTGCCGTTTCTCTTAAGAATCATGGGACCAATAGGAACAATCAGTGGAGCTATTTGGATGGGTGGATGGCAACGAAGCCTTGGGAGAGTCGCCTTATGGAGCAATCACACAGCGAACAGACCAATTCACGTTGCTCAGAGAGTATGGACGAAATGAACGAAGTCAGCTCAAAACTTTCTGAAGCAAGCTCAGTCAAGGTCAGAAAGAACAATGTCACAACTAGGGTGTCAGCAAAGCCTCCTTCCGTTATCGCGGTATGCGAAGAGAGTGCTCCGTCAACATCTTCTGTTACTCCAATGACCGGCAACCATTTCGGAACATCAGAAAGGAGATCTGACTGTGGCCAAGGTGGTGCACCGAGCTATATGGGCTTGACAAAATCAGCCAAAGCAAGGCTGAGTGGTTCTTCTAGCACTCACAAGCCACCACTTCAAAGACAAGGATCTGCCGAGACACACAATTACAGCAGGGGAGCATTCTCTTCAATAGATGTTCAAAGCACCGCCGGCTCGGAGGTTTCAGTTACCTCAAAGAGGCTGAACAGATTAACTCTGAAAGGTCGAGGCACTAGAAGAAGTATGGACAAGGAGAATGATGATCAATCTAATTCCTTCTTTTAG